One genomic window of Arachis stenosperma cultivar V10309 chromosome 10, arast.V10309.gnm1.PFL2, whole genome shotgun sequence includes the following:
- the LOC130957308 gene encoding uncharacterized protein LOC130957308 — MPAFIKYMKELLPRKSSIKGGQTIVMNKECSALIQPELPTKRRDPGSFHIPCAIRETMFDRALCDLGASINLLPLSLAKRLQINEIMSTYVVIRLADKTQKQATGVVENVLLKVGKYFLPTDFVILDMEESHTHPIILGRPFLATARALIDVEKGELILRIHDERLSFHVFKLSQEADQEHKEPSKDHNEMLKEEASTETHPTYLETPWVDKQGKQQLPQLKEKLEEPKPLEGCEDNIKTPLEEEVIKSKAISKDTRKKVPRRWRNKKIPTEDFSPGDRVISAYFPDIPPNLPTVPSQLPNVFTINRVLSLEHVEIIDTTNGYKSTARGEDFKHYQPP; from the coding sequence ATGCCTGCATTCATCAAGTATATGAAGGAACTTCTTCCCAGGAAAAGCTCAATCAAAGGAGGCCAGACTATAGTGATGAATAAGGAATGCAGTGCCCTTATTCAACCTGAGTTGCCTACAAAAAGAAgagacccagggagttttcatATCCCTTGTGCCATAAGGGAAACAATGTTTGATAGAGCACTCTGTGATTTGggggcaagcatcaacttacTGCCCCTATCCCTGGCGAAGAGGCTGCAGATTAATGAGATAATGTCCACATATGTAGTCATCAGACTGGCTGACAAGACTCAAAAGCAAGCAACAGGAGTGGTGGAAAATGTGTTGCTAAAGGTTGGGAAATACTTTCTCCCAACAGACTTTGTCATCCTGGACATGGAAGAGAGTCACACTCACCCAATCATAttgggaagacccttcctagctacggccagagcactcatagatgtggaGAAAGGGGAGCTAATATTGAGGATCCATGATGAACGACTCAGCTTCCATGTCTTCAAACTCTCACAAGAAGCAGACCAAGAGCACAAGGAACCAAGCAAAGATCATAATGAGATGCtgaaggaggaagcaagcacTGAAACACACCCAACCTATCTGGAGACCCCTTGGGTTGATAAACAAGGGAAACAGCAACTACCACAACTCAAGGAAAAGTTGGAGGAACCTAAACCTCTAGAGGGATGTGAAGACAACATCAAAACCCCCTTAGAGGAAGAAGTCATCAAGAGCAAGGCAATATCAAAAGACACAAGGAAGAAGGTACCAAGGAGGTGGAGGAACAAAAAGATCCCTACGGAAGACTTTTCTCCAGGGGATAGAGTGATCTCAGCTTACTTCCCAGATATTCCCCCTAATCTCCCTACTGTACCATCTCAGTTACCTAATGTCTTCACAATCAACAGAGTTCTTTCCCTGGAACATGTAGAGATCATTGATACAACCAATGGATACAAGTCCACAGCAAGAGGGGAAGACTTCAAGCATTACCAACCACCCTGA